The following are from one region of the Theropithecus gelada isolate Dixy chromosome 6, Tgel_1.0, whole genome shotgun sequence genome:
- the MED7 gene encoding mediator of RNA polymerase II transcription subunit 7 — protein sequence MGEPQQVSALPPPPMQYIKEYTDENIQEGLAPKPPPPIKDSYMMFGNQFQCDDLIIRPLESQGIERLHPMQFDHKKELRKLNMSILINFLDLLDILIRSPGSIKREEKLEDLKLLFVHVHHLINEYRPHQARETLRVMMEVQKRQRLETAERFQKHLERVIEMIQNCLASLPDDLPHSEAGMRVKTEPMDADDSNNCTGQNEQRENSGHRRDQIIEKDAALCVLIDEMNERP from the coding sequence ATGGGTGAACCACAGCAAGTAAGTGCACTTCCACCACCTCCAATGCAATATATCAAGGAATATACAGATGAAAATATTCAAGAAGGCTTAGCTCCCAAGCCTCCCCCTCCAATAAAAGATAGTTACATGATGTTTGGCAATCAGTTCCAATGTGATGATCTTATCATCCGCCCTTTGGAAAGTCAGGGCATCGAACGGCTTCATCCTATGCAGTTTGATCACAAAAAAGAACTGAGAAAACTTAATATGTCTATCCTTATTAATTTCTTGGaccttttagatattttaataagGAGCCCTGGGAGTATAAAACGAGAAGAGAAACTGGAAGATCTTAAGCTGCTTTTTGTACACGTGCATCATCTTATAAATGAATACCGACCCCACCAAGCAAGAGAGACCTTGAGAGTCATGATGGAGGTCCAGAAACGTCAACGGCTTGAAACAGCTGAGAGGTTTCAAAAGCACCTAGAACGAGTAATTGAAATGATTCAGAATTGCTTGGCTTCTTTGCCTGATGATTTGCCTCATTCAGAAGCAGGAATGAGAGTAAAAACTGAACCAATGGATGCTGATGATAGCAACAATTGTACTGGACAGaatgaacaaagagaaaattcagGTCATAGGAGAGATCAGATTATAGAGAAGGATGCTGCCTTGTGTGTCCTAAttgatgaaatgaatgaaagaccATGA